In Eubalaena glacialis isolate mEubGla1 chromosome 3, mEubGla1.1.hap2.+ XY, whole genome shotgun sequence, the following are encoded in one genomic region:
- the PROK1 gene encoding prokineticin-1 codes for MRGTTRVSVMLLLVTVSDCAVITGACERDVQCGAGTCCAVSLWLRGLRVCTPLGWEGEECHPGSHKVPFFRKRQHHTCPCLPSLLCSRGLGGRYRCSTDLKNINF; via the exons ATGAGAGGTACCACGCGAGTCTCAGTCATGCTCCTCCTGGTGACTGTGTCCGACTGTGCCGTGATCACAGGG GCCTGCGAGCGGGACGTCCAGTGCGGGGCGGGCACCTGCTGCGCAGTCAGCCTGTGGCTGCGTGGGCTGCGGGTGTGCACCCCgctggggtgggaaggagaggagtGCCACCCCGGCAGCCACAAG gTCCCTTTCTTCAGAAAACGCCAGCACCACACCTGCCCCTGCCTGCCCAGCCTGCTGTGCTCCAGAGGCCTGGGTGGCAGGTACCGCTGCTCCACCGACTTGAAGAACATCAACTTTTAG